From Malaclemys terrapin pileata isolate rMalTer1 chromosome 15, rMalTer1.hap1, whole genome shotgun sequence:
CCCCATCCCATCTTTGTCTATGTTTCTAGGATTGGGAAGTTTGATAACATGAATTTAAAACATGAATGCTGTTGTGACTGTTTTCCAATGTCTGCATGGCACCCAGGCGCTTGGCTTTCAAATCAGCATTATTATTGATTAGTGTTTTGTGTTTACTCCCTAGAGGCAGATTGTTAATAATAAGGGAAAGgatatttttaaacagatttactGGGGAGAGCGAGGTAGGTTTGCTAATagcttttgttgttttccttttgcAGCTTTCAGATTGGAGGATAACCGTAAGTTGATTTTTACCATCAATGTTTTTAGCCATAATAAACATCTCAAAATTGCTGCTGCTAAAATTGATCCTACCAATGCTAACCGCTCAGAGGGAATTTAAAACAAGGGGCATCTTTAATCACTAAGAGCTTATGCCCATTTGTCTGAGCGCCCGTATGAGCGTTGGAAGTGTGCATCTGGGCCTAACCcagaacccactgaagtcaatgggagactttccattgactccagtgggtgctgagccAGTCCCTACCTGCGTGTCTGCCTCTCTGTGTGTTGGGTCATAGAAAATGTCTTtacttcttctttttaaaaatacagatccAGAAAACTTCATACCtgctgtagcagggtggacacctgctcctgcctggaagggcctgagatagcccagggagcaagcagcgtgaaggctgagctgactgggggaagtggctgcagctgtgccacgccccaatcaggccacagctggcctgtataaagaggctgggagctaggagccaagagtctctctctgtgttcagggaGAGAAAGGTCTGGCTGTAGGGAGCGAGACATAGGGTACTTGtagtggagcagggtgggggagaggctgaggagggttgcagagggcagcccagcccagcccagggctaggctaaggcagcaggtccaaaccccccttgccagtgatgagtggcctatactgcagtctgccccagggagtgggggctagatgaggactggcatTGGCCTAGTACTGAGGCAAgttggggatagtgggtgggggttccccagggaggggagacccagatctgtggggtactgccagggggcagcatcccagtaataggggcactgggtcctgggagggacactggTGCCagaagaggacaggcggatcactggcctgcagagggcgctccagatgcTGGATGAGCTGATTCCCCAAAGCAACCAGTAgggggcgccgcaggggtgagtccggacttCCTGCACActgggttcagggccggctctaggttttttgccgccccaagcaaaaaaaattttggctgccccagccctgggctcctcgccgcaccccccgctgccccagccctgggctctccctgcaCCTGCCTtccgccacagccctgggtcactggtaactcgctcccagggcgggtcattcagcaggaattttaggtgtgcacagaacacagacaggattggttcccatatggttacagaactgcagtaaagtggaacaattttcagcttgtgtgattggaggatatctggatgcacattataagactgtcctacataaatgaggaaaagttgaggtgcctttattattcttttgttccactctttctttctatggggaatttgccaatgcaatatcactgtcttccttttaaacaaataaaactaaaaaaaaaaaaatggcaaaggctgttgaaaatagcaattctagtcgtaataaccactgggaagcatttcttgctcaattttatcctactttttctacagcaagttacagtggatcagtatatttgatttgggagaaatgaagtaacagccgcccaaactgagcttgagcactcctgagttttgaggtgttcaaatcgggaagggggcggggggggctgtggctccgtaggggagcacggcagcatgtatgccgCAGCGggtctggcgctgcgcgaagccagacacgctggtctgagtggcacggtaaggggcctggggggttggagaaggggtagggagttccggggggggcagtcaagggacagggagcaggaggggttagatgtgtcaggggttcgggggggcagtcgggggacaggAAGCAGTTGGTTCTCAGCttccaggctggatccctgccacccctgcaaatgggctgccccaagcacgtgcttgctttgctggtgcctagagccgcccctgactgggTTCCTCCTGGCTCCTTTGCAGTCAGTTGGGAAGTCTAGACCTATCCtcaatgaacttatctagctctttttttttaaaccatgttatagtcttagccttcaaaATATTCTCTGGCaaggggttccacaggttgactgtgcgttgtgtgaaaaaatacttccttttgtttgttttaaacctgctgcctctttatttcatttggtgacccctagttcttgtgttatgagaaggagtaaataacacttccctatttactttctccacaccagtcatgattttatagacctcagtcgtatccctccttagtcatcttttttccaaactgaaaagacccagtcttattaatctctcttcatacagaagctgttccataaccctaataatttttgttgcctttttctgaacctttttccaattccaatatatcttttttgagatggggcaaccacatctgcatgcagtattaaagatgtgggcatactatggatttatacagagaaaatatgatattttctgtcttattatctgtccctttcttaatgattcccaacattctgttcgcttttttgactgccactgcacactgagtggatgttttcagagaactatccgcaatgactccaagatctctttcttgagtggtaacagctaatttagaccccatcattttatgcatatagttgggattatgttttccggtgtgcattactttgcatttatcagcattgaatttcatatgccattttgttgcccagtcccagttttgagagatctccttgtccatatgcttgttgaccccctcaaagaattctagtagattggtgagtcatgatttccctttacaaaaaccatgttgactattgcccaacaaattatgttcatctatgtgtctgacaattttgttctttactatcgtttcaacacatttgcccggtactgaagtcaggctttctggcctgtaattgctggggtcacctctggagccctttttaaaaattggtgtcatgttagctatcctccagtcatttggtacagaagctgattccAGCAAGGTTTATTCAGTGCTAGATAAAAGTGGTCTGAGAAAACATTGGGGCGTCTATCGCAATCCCAGACAAAATAAGTGTTCATGCACAAGAGACAATTCCCAGTTCAACTTTGCGAGTTAATTGATTACATAATAATGACGATCAATTTTTAGCTCACGAAGCCATTTATAGCTACTTACTGCTATTGCTTGTGAATGCGGAGAGCGTTATACACCACAACTCCCCCCGAACTGATAACTAGGTTAGTTTTTACATTTAACCTAACAATCCCATTTCCAGAGTTCCTCCGAGAGACAAGGCAGTGCTCAAAGTGAGCCCCTCAGTGACACAGCTCCATGGTTAATTATATTTTTGCTGTGTCTGGGACCCCCTTGCCCTGCCCATTTTAAGCACTGGTTTTACTGAATACCTGTGTTTCCGTtgttctttcttccccttttgcAGAGTTCGAGGTGGTGATCTCTAAGACCAGGGTGACTCTCACCTGCCCCCTACCCGTTGTGTCAGGCTCAAGCATAACATGGTGGAAAGACGGGAAAGAGCTAAAAGATGGACAGTTCTATGTGTTTGAGGCATACGAGAGCCCCAAGGATGATGGGGACTATATGTGTAAGTCTGGGACAGACTTCGCCACACTTCACCTGAAGGCCAAAGGTAAATGGGAGAGAGCGCCCCTTCCATGGGAATAAGCAGGCACATGAGATGTCATGGGAGGCTACAGAAGCTAGCGATTAATTCTGTGACCTTATTGCCCGAAAGATTCACATGCCATAACGTACgcagaggcctgattttcaggggcgCTGCTGGGACTGACTTCGACACTCAGCTGCTCTGAGGTCCAGCCGGCCCCCCATGAGCACTGCGATTCCATGGGGGCAGTGTTCAAAAGAGTGTGTGTTTACCATGGGATGTGTGGCTCAATTACCCCTCTGCACTGTTATGTGGTGTGCTTTGCCCTTGCTGTGTcctctaccccagaggtggctgcatttcaaaggcGCTTTACACACCTAGCTTGGGAGCTGCTTTGGGATGGGAGAGGCTGTATAAATGTGAGACTATTATCTCTCCCTGAGACCAGTGACCTCTCATGAGCTTCAGAGAATCATGAATCTTCAGGAACTTGGCAGGAGACTCCAGGTCTGGAGGCTTGGAGAGGGCACAGCCCGGCTTCCCCAGTCCCACTTGGAAACTGAATCAATTCTCCTCCATTCTGACAAAGCCCCTTGCAGCCCATGCACTATCTCGGGTGTCTGGGGAGCTGCTTGGGGAACCCGAGAATCCCTGCACTCTTTCCGACACAGACAGAAAGGGCTGGGGAGGCGGGGATGAGGAGCATGGAACGAGCTGTTACAACCAGGGGATGTTTGCACCCTGCTGCCAAGGGCCATGCAGAAAAACCAGGGGACATTTCAGTCACTGACCGCTCCAGCCACCCCAGCGGTGTTGGCAGAGTGAGGCGTGTGTAGGGGGGAATAGAAAGGTGTCTCCCTTCCCCATTCACTCCTCCACTTACTGTTCTTGCCCCCTTATGATGTGTGCGGTCTCCATCCCCGCAAAGCAAGTGGGTGAGGTCTGGGCAGACCAAACATGGGGCATTTACCCAGCagtgtctctgggctggggcttgtGACTCCTACCTCCCGCCGTCCCTCTTCCCCCGCTCTGCCCTTCTCCCTCTCGCTGAGCCCCCTGTCCCTTCCCACCACAGTGTGCAGGAACTGTGAGGAGCTGGATGTCTTGACAGTGGCTGGGATCATCATAGCAGATCTCCTCATCACCCTCGGGGTGCTGATCCTGGTCTATTACTTCAGCAAGAACCGGAAGGGGCGAGTCGGTGGCAGCGCCGGAGTTCATCCGAAAGGTAAGAGCCGGTTCGAATCTCTCCTGTTAATAAGTGGCTGAGTGTCTTCAACTGGGGGAAA
This genomic window contains:
- the LOC128823214 gene encoding T-cell surface glycoprotein CD3 epsilon chain, which codes for MKLQLALPVLGLLLCAADTMAQENTFRLEDNQFEVVISKTRVTLTCPLPVVSGSSITWWKDGKELKDGQFYVFEAYESPKDDGDYMCKSGTDFATLHLKAKVCRNCEELDVLTVAGIIIADLLITLGVLILVYYFSKNRKGRVGGSAGVHPKGQKMVRPPPVPNPDYEPIRKGQRDLYAGLQSRGF